ATATCTTTGATAATAATGGTGCAATCatgatttttcttatttctatatcaaaccTTTAATAACTAAAAAATCAGCTATTCCGAGAACTTATTTTAGTTATCATGTCCTCTAATAAATTTGGTTTCTTTTGTCcactcataattttttttttaattctaattgtaaatgttttttttattcatttatggTATCATTAAATAATTTTGAATCGATATATACCGCTTTCTCATTGGAAGATGAGAAAAATGATGGAGCAATTATATCCGATGAATCATCTTGATCTATGATGGTCCTTTATTGAATTGATTGCTCAGACTGGATGAAAACCTCAGACTATAGATACTCATTGGTTTGTCAATGATGTAAGTGTTAGAGATGGTGGCGATAGTTTCCCGATGGTGATAACTATGCTGGCAATAAATGCTCAATTAAAAGCATTATTGATAATTATGATAGCAGTAACTGCTCAAATAAAATTGTACCTGAGAATTGAAGGAATTCAAGAGGCAGTTTTGAAAGTTTAAATATTAGCTATCCCTGCCACAAAACAATGAATGATGGAGATCTGTAAAAAAAAGCAATAACATTTTGGTTATTCCTCTATTTCCAATGAAATAGAATTACGAGACAGAGTCTTGGTTCTGCTTCGGAGCATAATATAGCAATGGCAATAACGATTCGGAAAGTATTAGTAGAAGTAATGTAGTAGTTCAATCGGATTGTCTTTCAATTGTTCAAACCATTAATAAATCGACtcattatttatcatatttGACCGATTTGGTTCAGGAGTGTATCAATTTCATTGAAAAGTTAAATAATGTGTCAATCTCTTATGTCAAACGTCCAACATATTCTACAGCTCGTCGCTCAAGTAAGATGATAGTTTATGTCTTTGTTCATAGAGtgtagttttatttttatttttttaaaaaaactaaaatatcagCTTTTAACACATAAAACTCTATTAAAACATAACATACATATATTTTGTGTTAAttgaaattgtaaaaaaaattaatttccaattgtaaaatatataatttaaaaaaaaattaaagatccatttgttttacctactgtttgctgttgctgttgaAAAAATCTGCTTTTAAAGGttgcttttcgggtgtaaaaggcaaacaggtgatcactaaccaaacaactaatgctgcttttcaattgtaaaaggcaaacagaagatcactaaccaaacacttaaaactctccctcttgaagtgaaaaggcaaaaggagcctaaaaaggagcaaccaaacaccccgtAACACTATTAAACGTTCATGTTCATAGCTAGTTGCCACCATTTTGCCAACAAACAAAGCCATTTGAAGTAACAAGCAACTACCAAACAAAGCTCAAACAAATAATTTTTAAACCTCATTCAATAAAATCCGATCCGACAAGCTTTTCTTCTGCTCAACATTTATTACAACATAGTGAAAACAGACAGACAGGTgctaaaacaaacaaaaacaaaaaccaaaaaaaaaaaaaagcctgaAGCTGCTGCATCCTCTTTCTGcctatacattatatataagaATTTCAAAGACATTATAAGAGAGAGTGGCAGTTTTTGGCCTCCAGAATTATTTCCAAAGATGATATTTCAGTCAATAAGGGAAAATTGTCAATGccaacaaaacaaaaaatataatccaCCTACCAAATAGAGATATCAGAATCTTTTTGATCCCTCCCTTATCCTTTCATCTAAATCCTGGATATTTACATTGGATTTCAGTTGGCTCTTCTTGTATAAGGTATGTACAAAATCCTATCTCGGTCAAATCACAACTCATTATGGCCTcctctagttcctcactcatcaTCTCATAAGTCTACTGGATCCAAATTTTCAGTACTGAGATTTTTTCCAACCGAGAACATAATATTCAACCTCACCAACAAGCAAAATAATATTTCTTATTGGTTCCAAGACCTCAAGTATGATTTTCCCACTGAATCATGTAAACCTGAATTCTGAGGCAAATGCATCCATCCCATATCATCAGGCATCAGGGAACCGGTAGTATCGCGCCCACTCAAATAGTCAAGTGGATGAGCTGCTTGTGGTAAAGAATTACCAATCCTAGAAGTAACTCCACTTGCCATTTCGTAGCTCCTAGCAGGCAACATGAATTGCTCAGGAGGCACCATGTCAAAATGGTTATTTGACCGCAATTGGCTACACTGAGAAAAAACGCTATACAAGCCTTGATCTGTGTTACTACTAATGCTCTGGCCTGGGACACTTGCACTCTCTGTACTATTCCAACCACCACGAACTTGATGCTCACTAGAATACCAGTTCTGAGTTATCAGCACATCATTATTTAAGTGAGCTGGAAGTCGTGCTGGCATGCGAACAGGATTAACAACAGGCCAATCCGGTAGATTGACAGGTGGCACATGGCCATTGATGGGTGGCACATGTCCTTGTCTTGGAACTAAGTATTGACCTCCTTCAGAATAAATGTTTTCTGAGAGAGATTGTTGCATGTAATTCTCACCGTGTCTCTTTTGCCCTTGTTCCAGTGGCAAAGAAGGATGAAGCTGCCTCTGGAGTTGCCCAGAAAAATGACCATCTTGTATCAACATATTGTGTGATTGGAAATCTAGTCCCATTTGCTTTTGTTCATGTTGGTAGGATACCATGTCTTGCCCCTTGAATAAAGATTGAAGTAACCCACTCCGATCATGGTTTGGGTAACTGAAGGAACCATCGTTAGCTTGTCTTTGCAACAAAATCTTTGCAGATTCTACTTCATGCACATCAGATTCCAAATCTATTACTTGGCTCCGTTGGGCATTATTAACTGAATGTGGGAGTGACAACTCACCAATAGATGCATATTCATTGTTTGTGGTTGAACCATAAAAAGAATGTGGCATGCCAACTGTTGGCCAGACATCTCCACCTATAGGGATAGGACCACCCTGACCAACGGAAGGGTCTGCTGTGTTTCCATTACCTGAGTACCCAGAATTATTTGGAGAAACCTCGTCTGATTTTGATGCCACATGATTTTTTTCTGAATCTGCATCTGAAGGGTTAATTTCGTGACAAGCACTAGGGGAAGCAATCTGCTCCGGAGACAGATACTGTGGAGAGCCAGACCCAGAATCTTCACCATCTTCCACATATGACTCCTTGTTTCCTGGTCCATCATTCTGATCCCTTAGCAAAACAGTATCATGACATTCTTTCTCCTCATCCTGAAAAAGACCAACAATAAATCAATTTAAACATAGACCATGTATTTTACCATCATATAACACTCAGGTATAGCAAGCTCAGCTTGAAATCCAGTATAATATCATTTCAGATGCAGGCagcaaaaaatataaaatcttatcaGGAAAGAGTGTCAAAACCTAGTTTGAACCATATTCAACTTAAGACTCAGTTAAATATCATTTCAGATGCATAAAGGGCAGTTTACCAAGGAAAATGGAAACATTATTAGGTAGAGTAGAACCTCAAAATTCGAATCAAATTCTCTTTCTCCTagatcaatctgatcttcaagaACATCCTCATCGCCTGATATCTCCTCATCCTGACATATAAATATACAAGAGTTTGGCATTCAAATAATATCTGCTACCATCCTGCATAATGATATGCAAACATAAGGACGAATGGGAAGGAAGACAGCTGATATATATACCTCATCAGATCCATCTTTTCTTTTCCCTTGATCATTTTGGTACTGCAGTATACTCATGTAGTTCACTTTCTCCTCATCCTGAATGGAATTAAAACCAACATGTGAGCATTTAAAGGACTTCGACATTCTCAACACTTATGCCATCATCCAACGTGATCATATCAGACGCAGTCATGCATAGACATGCaaggaaaaatgaaaatataattGGGGACAAATACACAATATACCTTGACTCCGaattcaagttttctaactCCTTCATGCTGCTCCCGGGAAACAGTCTCATCATCCTAAATATATTAAGAAACAAACAACTAAACATGTCAGCAGCAAAGGATTGAGTAATTGCAACCTCTACTGCATACAAGAGCAAACAATATGAAGTGCAGACATAAGTTCATTTGTCCAAGAAGTAAGAGCAATGATTATGAGAAACAGAATGCCAAACCTCCATCAAAGTTTCCAGTTTACTTTTCAAGTCTTGCTCCAACGATTTGGTGATCTCCTTCCTCTGCGACTGTCTGGCTCTCCAGTTTTCATATGCTGCAGGAAGATCTACATTTGCTAGTTGCAACCTtcataaaaacaataaataaataaaagaaaataatcagATTTTgagatatgtatatataaaaaaagaaaaactataaataaataaacaagagcTGCAATCTATAGAAACAAGTGTCAAGTCCATCATAAACGAACCAATGCGCCTGCAACTTTTTCTGCTCCTCTTTCACAAATTCTCCATATGGTTGTACATGCAGCATATCAAGGTTACCCAACACCCGGTTCAGGGACTTAGACTGAATGCTTTTACCAGAATGCTTCATACTTTTAACAAGTTGATGTTGTTTCTTGCTTATCTGAAATATCAAGGCACATGCTCAGCTAAAGCCTGAAAGAAACAACAGTATATGTGTTCTCCAAACCCTACAAAGCTTAGCAAGTTTCACAAACCATATTAAGATATGCATATATCAGTTGACTCTGTTACTATTTACTATAAAATAACTAGCCAAGTAGTATACAACACTAAATAACAAGGTAAGTGACAAAACACATTTACAATCAGTTGAAAAGAGTCTCAAGTCCATTGTAGTGCTTAATGGCTGGggcaaaaaaatttatttagaaaACTGAAGGTCAAAATAGTTGGTTGCTCAGGAATTCATAACAATGTTGTTCACAAAAGCTAAAGTGCAAGCACTCAATTCTtttaagaaaacaaaaatgaacatCTCTCGCCTCTTGAGTCTTTTGAAGTAGAAGGGGGATATCTCTTGCCTCAAGGCACAAGGGTGTCCTAGAGCCTAGGCGCAAGCCTGAGCGACACAAGGCGCACCAAaacaaaataacatataaaataataaataacaacACTTAACATTTCTAAAATGACACGAATAGTCAAATACAACAATCTTAATTATAAAATGCATGAAATAAATTCTAATTAACTACTAAAACATAATTATAATCCATAATAAAATCTAAATCTAAAGACCAAAGTTCAACTTCAACTAAGCACTAAGTTAATAACTAATAGTCTAATAATCTGAGCCCTTCATCATAAAGACTTTCTATGGTTGTGATTAGAAGCTTAAAAAACCCTACAATTGCGCCTAGGCGTGAGGCTAGCAAAGGCACCCACCTGGCTGACATCACCCGCCTCACACACAGAGAGACGCTGACCCATGAGCCTTGCCTCAGGCGCGCCTTTAACATCTATGATTATTGCAAAAGGGTTTGCTGGCTATGACATATTTCTCTGTGCAAGTTACTAGAAGTCCTAAATTATATTAGTTGTCAGCAATGAAAGGAGATGTCTTTCTTGCAAATAAAGGAATAGATCAGTAGTGTGAAACACTATGCCTGCCCCGCAATTGATATGCGCCACCCTCTATCTCTAACCTTtcttcttggaatttttatgttttacatGAAGCATGGCATCTATAGAAAACTAGATTGCTTCGATAATTAAGAAAATGAAGAGCTTAGAGCATCAATAAGACAGTGAAAGTGTCCCAAATTAGCAATGTTTTCTGTGACAGTGATGAAATAGGCTGACAAAGCAACAAAATCATGAAATGAGAAAACATAACAAACCTTTAAGTATGACATATATTTATTATCACCATCATTAAGGTGGATATTACGTTTCTGTAGCTCTCCTTTTGTGGGTTTTCCATCATCTGAAGCCAACAACTGCTTTCTGCTTGTATCTTTTGTAGAGCATTTTTCATGAACCCTGACACAAAAGGCATATACAGTTATTCTTTCCAAGAGTATAACAAAACAAAGGATGGAAACTGAAGAATTCTACCAACTTTCCAGAAATATATCATTCTCAAGAAGGCATGAAGATgatatgattatatatatatatatatatatatatatacacacgtGCAGTACCATTAATTGGAGAATAAGCCGAAAGTGAGATACCTAAacacttgataaaatggcatCAGCCAAAAAGACACCACAACCAGAATGCATAAGCAGCAATATAGTATGGCAAAGAACAGATATCAGAATAAGAAGATAAAGAGGTCTAATTCTATccatcaataaataaataggaGAATTTATTGCATCAGCAAGGCCATCTCTTTTCATTAGTTCATCCCCATAAGCATTTCACATGAGGCCTCCCTAACCCCAGACTCAACACCCAGAAGAAAGACCATTATGGCCATGAACCTATGACGTATAAACATATACTTGTCCACAAGAATAATGTGCTAGATGCTAAATGATTATATGCGGCCAAAACCAAGCAACCACTTGCAGGTCACCATTTAACtagtaataaattaataataaaaaaaagcctAAGAACATTAGTGCTACCTCTCAAGGAATAATTCAATAATTAGAACCTCACTTCTTTTAATTACCTGTACAAGGAGCAGTTCTATGTGTATGACAATAAGCTACTTCATCGTGGTATGATTTAATTACCTTCTTTGAATTTTTCCACCCTTCATTAATGAACTATTTTGATTGTCACTACTACATGCTTTATCCTCTGCAATGAAGGAGCAGGATTCAGATGTAGTTGCAGCATTCTCCTCAAGGTTGTGAAGTCCAAACTCATTTGCATGTGATGAAATTTGTTGTTCCACATCCCTTCTTGACCTACTTGAAAAATAAACCATGTAcaaattagaaaaagaaaaaaccacTGAAGAAAATCAAGCAAAGAGAAATCAAATCATAGTTTACAATTAATCAAAAGAAATATGAGACATGTAGCACATAAACTCCCAAAATTTTACTTTAGGATAATAAAAAGTTCAAAATATGACTAACcaacacctaaaaacattataGCATATCCCCCCATTACAAGATAACTGGGCCAAGAGTATTGATATagttattataatataaaaagCCTCAATACTGCATCACTAACAATTGCAAAATAGAACGCATTCAGCATAATTCTGAAGACATGCCAAAATTCAGAAGAGATTAGAAGTTATAATAAGCATGGGAAAACACAGCCATGTGATTGAGACATGCACGCATGGTAATTTATACAGAATGTAGCTGCAGCACAAATAGTTGTTAACATGATTCAAGGCATGCAAATAGCAACACAATACCAGTATAAGAATAGTTATAGAGGGAAGGGAGAGAGCAGGGAGCCTTCTTGGCCTCCAAAACCCTTCTAAAGCTTCATTATTTATGCAGGTCATTACAAGAGAGAATATATCCTTCGTTTAACTAGTCCAACAAAAGTTAAGTGATAATGTTTTGGCATAACTCATAAAGCaatccaaaatattaaaatcaCTATATTTCCATCATCTGTGTAAAAGACCaataaaaaattgattaaatAAAATGTATTCTCGGAAAATAATCACAATTAATtgtttaaagaaataaaatgtGACTGTCTAGAATACACTTGAAAGGAAAGTCATAAGAATAAAACTACTAGGCTATTGCCTTGTCCCACGTCCCATAGtcattaatgaaaaaaaaaagagagagagggagaaaaCAGCTGGAAAAAAAGAGCATGATAGTTTCACTTATGCTCCATTTACTATATAAGGATTTGAAAAGAGGAGGTTGGAATTTTGTTACAAGTGAAAATTTAGAAACCTTCTACATGGTATGAAACTAAATCCTGTATCATTTCAAATCCTCATCTATCCAAAAGGGCCCAATGAATCTCAAACTTTTGACAACACAAGTTTTATGTCAATGACAATAATGATCCAATCTTTGTTTGATCATTTAATCTTTCTCTTTCTTGACCTTTTGAATCTCTATTTTTAAGATATgctttttaattttgtaattacAGTTTGTTTTGTATTATATAAGCTAGTTAATCAATCTTTATTTATTTCGTAGCATAGCATCTAAAGTTTACATAatgtataattatttatatttgtatTCTAAAATCTAAGATTTTAGTCTACTCGTGACAATACTGAGATATTTCATTCTTAACAGATTGGTATTCTACTCGTATAATGCCAAGTTTCAATAAATTTAACTAGGAAAAACATTGAACTGATAAGACGGTGACATCCACTACCATGTGCTGCTTCAGTAAAAACATTTCACCAAGTGGATCACAACAGTAAAAAATCCACAGCCAGggagaataagaaaaaaaaaaccttgatATCTTCTTCAAAACTTCGTTTGCAGGATCTTGGCTATTTTCACATATCTCTTTCAGCTTCTGCAAATACTTTACCATGCTGTCATGAGAAGAAAAAGAACATTGAGAAAGACCATCATATAGGCCAAAATGCCTCTTAATCAATGTCTAgggggaaaagaaaaataatgtcCAGCATACTCATTATGGTACTTGTCTATCTCAGAGAAGTATGATTTCTGCTCAGATTTTGTCCATTGTTCCTGATGAATAAGAGAATCAGGGTGGAGATTGCCTGAACAAAGTGAAGTACCCCTGCAAGCATCCATTCCTCATAAATAATCGAACTAAAACTTAAAGATTGCATAACATTCTAAAAACCACGGGTCTCTAGAAGACCCAAGAACAGCAAACTATGGTCTGTGCATTTGCATTTGTATTTAACCAGCCACTACTTAATAAAATCCATAAATGTTAACAAGGAAGTCATGGTGGAAAAGAAACCACTTCATCAACAAAAGTCAAATTCGTAAATTGTAGAAACAGATGCAACCTTTACATGTTAAAATTAGAGAACAGGTACTAATCAAGTTCCACCCCATGCCACTGCTAAGCAGAttttctccttttcttttctttgttcaAATTGGTGGAGTTAAGAATCTCAGAGTTCAGCCTATAACAGgaggaagaaaagaaaatatcacAAGTAACTGAGAACAAAACTCTACATGGTCAAGAAGACATTTACTCTTGCTTCTCATTATATTCCTATAAATCCATCTAAAACTAGCAGGGTGGAAGAGACCGCATTCTCTTTCCTAAAATAAAGGGCAAAAGACCTGCACCACATGCACAAAATCGAAGAGTGTGACCCAGATATCATACTGGTAGGAACATATAGAATGAACAAGTTATTCCCAAAGGATATGTTCACTTgactaaacaaaaaaaaaaacacaaattgACCTCACTTTTTTGTTAAACAAATCTCATAAGTTTTCCAAAGTAATGTCAAGCAttctgaaaatataaaataaactaaaaagcaTGATTCGTTAATACTTGCCATTTGAGAAAAGGATTTCCAAAATGAAAGTTATCCCCGGAAAGCAATGCTTGCACAGTGTCTTCTCCATCTGATCCTCTAGGTAGAAACTGCGAAAGATACTTCCTCTCGTTTTCAGATAAATGGGTCTGCCAAACCTGCATCAAGCGCCACATTGAAGAATGCAGCATAAGTTTGTATTGACAAATTAAACATGCAAGGCTAACAACACCATAAGAATAACAATTACCTCATGAGAAAGCACCTCCATCAGATTCTCAACCTCAAAAATTTCTTGAGGAATAACAAGGACATCAGCTAAAATTCCATGACACTGGGGAGCAAGATTATTAAATGCCCTCAAATCTTTCCGTCGCAGCCCAATTTGTTCCCTTTTGGCAACAACCTTTTTTAAGCTACCATCCCACTCAAGAGAGATGTGCGACCTCGCATtgaattcacattttggtgattccagttttttctttttagttttgTATTGCTCCCAAGAACTGCAACCAGCAAAGCTGGCACCATTAAGCCTTTTTCTTCTATGATCAGCCGCCATTGGCATAAGATAAAAGATCCTCAGCAGATGATCATACAGAAATACTGATGAAAGTTAGAGGGCACCCTCCATCCATATGCAAACTGAAGCCATCATTTGAAAGTACATTAAAATTAGCATGAATTTGAAGTCCAAGTGTTCCTTCTAAAAGTAGAGCTCAAACAATACTAATTTAAATTCTTCCATTTATCAAACAGGCACAATGTGAACTGCATTAAAATGTCTTTATGTATGATCATGTCCGAAACAGGTATTAGAGGGGGTAGGGGAAGAAGAATAACTGATTATCAAAGTAATCTGATGAGCTAATGAAGTGTATTCTCAGTGAATTGCCTGTGCACCAAAAACAGTTATTTATAATGCGAGTAATGATTAAAAGACAAACACTCAAAATGATAAAGGACCAAACTATTGCAATCACACATTTAACCACTTGAGACTTGCACTTCAAAGGACCAAAAAAGGCAGTCTGACACAATAATTAGAGGCATTGATCAATTAATAATTACGGAGGTATGCAGCCCCATTAATCACTTTAACAAAAGAATAGAGATGAACCAAAGAAATAGGCTCAATGCAACTAATGAAGCCAAATGTTTATAGAAACATTTGTATGATCTTCAAACTCAATTGAGAAAGTAGTTATGTCAAACTTCGTAGAGGACCCCTCGAGCACAATAGCATTTATAATTTAAACTAGAGAGTATATATAAAGAgcaaaggaaatagaaaaaatgGACCAACCATTCCGTTGCTGGACAAAGGCACCAATTATTTTggtaaataaattaactaacaaaatcaaagtaaaaatataccATTAATGCTGAAGACAGAACATGTATAAATGGGAAAGAAAGAGAGACTGCACAGTAACTGGTGTCAAACAGCAGTCAAATGCAATCCAACAATCGCTCGAGAATGAAGTCACCTCCCAAACAATACGTCAAACGTCTAAAACAGATAAGACAAACCTCGAAAGCTATAAACTATACAACTACGAAAAAACAGCCCCTTTTCGGAGAATGCAACCCAAATTATATTAAAACATGcaacaaaaatataaatctatGCATACAAATAAGAGGAAAGcataaaccaaaaaataaaaacccCGAAGTCCAATGACACACAAAAAAAGATAATCTGAATCAGAGAAGGCATGGCAATATACTGCTTCAGAATTTTAAATTAAGCAAACcctaaaaaaattgaagaaaagaagaataagaGCATACCCATGGAAGAGCAAATAGTTGTGGTCTAAAAATACCTAATTAAGCAGCAGCAGCAGACGCCGCCGTGTTGAGGAAGGTGTAGAAGAAAATAGAAGAGCGAGCGGGCaaggtagagagagagagagaaagagaggtagggaagaagagaaagagctTTGGTGAAAGTAGAATCGGATTGGGTAATGGCTTAGGTAttggagagagagggagagacaAGCACACGAACCACAAAAGAGATAGAGATTATTAGAGAAAATATCAGACGAGTGAGGTTTCTCGGAACGGTTATGCTCAACATTGAATCGTTCATTCGCGCGCTCAGCCGTGGCTTGGCTCTACCCATACTCcctttttcttgccaatgctCTATCATCTCCTATTTTACTTTTATTACAATTATAACATGTTTTTTAATTAGAGAATCTTCCATTCCATTTACTTTAAGACATCCAAATATATACTATTATCTCTTCCTATTTActtactatttatttattttatcactacATTTCtacccttttcattttttctatCCAAAAACTCAAAGTCCTCTCTCTCCCTCCCCCTTTCCCGAacaaaaatttagaattttacGAAAATGGATCCAAGCATTCCGGAAAGGGATGATTTCGAACACGAGTAACATAacaaaaatttagaattttacGAAAATGGATCCAAGCATTCCGGAAAGGGatgatttcgaacacgaggtaatgTTACGATCCTACAACTAACAAAATTACCGAAATTtgtaaatttgaatttttttttgttgtgttTTGCCTGAACGGGTAGCGCACGCTACCCGTGGGACGGGGCCGAACGGATGAACATTTCGTTCGGCCCGTGGGACGAGCAGCGTGCGCCGCCCGTTACGCCTGTGGGACGGGCAGCGTGAGCCACCCATTCCGCCCGTGGGATGCGCATCGTGCGCCGCCAGTTTCAGCCTAGGTAAAACGGGTGGCATGCCCACCCCCTTGAAAAACGGGCCGAAACGCaataaaacattaaattttgaattttttctgACTTTTTTAACAACTGTTATGCATTTTTGGTATATTCAGGAACCGTTAGAAGATTGGTATACCGATGGCATTGATTACAGTCCCCGTTTCATAACAGACACTGTTTTCCCTTCGTGTCATGATGTTGTTGAATGGGCAAAAAAGGTTGATATTCAGAAAGGGTTTGAGCTAATAATATCTTCACACAAACATGGGGGAAAGCAAGCTGTTgagatgttcacggggtgaacgctaTAAAGGAGTTGTGAAAAATCATAAAGAGACTTTAATAAGAAGTAGAAATAAAGCGTGTCgttgtaaatttcagattaaagcctatcaacatgcagacctttctGGTTGGGGGATACAGACTGGGTCAACTAGTATGCACAATCATACATTACGTGTTTAtgcagagggaagtcggcagatGAGCGGACTGAGTACCGCATCTAAAATAATTATACGTGATATGAGTTCGGCTCAAGCAAAGTCGTGTACTATATTAGAAGCAGTTAAAGAAAAGCATCCAGTAGACAACCCAATAATTAAACACGTCTACAATTACAGGGATAAGTTGAGGAATGATGGGTTCGAAGTTAGAGacctggctagtcaattctaccatattgtTGTAGAGAACAGATATGTTAATTATACCATTGCTGATCCTAATTCTAgtgtgataacgcatgtgttTATGGTACATCCAGACTCAATGGATATATTCAAGACCTACTACTGGTATatcggcattgattcaacgtacaaaactaataagtacaaaatgccatttgttgaaattgttgggatgacgccatgcaataaCAACTTTAAGATAGCGTATGCGATAATTAAAGATGAGACTGAAGGGAGCTATCGTTGGGTCCTGTAGAGGCTGAGGATTTTGATGGGGTTTGATCTTAACCCGACTGTTATTGTTAGTGATAGGGAGTTGGGGTTGTTGAAGATGATCTAAGAGGTTTTTCCACATTCAGCACATTTGTTATGCACCTGGCATATAAATAAGGTTGTAGAAGATAAAGTCTATAGACTTATGGGAAATGATAAGGTACATGAcgctaaattcaagaatggaagATGGAGAGCAATAATACAATCCTTAACCATTGCTGAATATGAGATAAATCTGAGCAAGGTGAGGGATGCGATGTCTAGATACCAAAATATTATCTCTTACATTGAGGAGAtatgtgttgagcgatttccgcaagtgcacggtatacgcttgtagtaataaaagatatcgaacccacagggaacgctttttaactaaaacttattttagttcagttttattcacgtctttaggtttaacttaaagaaaatcgtttaattaattgtatttgtTCGGATTAATTAGGATCAgatgagaatattatattgaacttagagaacaattctgtcttgagatttgattacaagacagacgcTTTCGTATTTGGAATGAAtcaaaggtataaaacttattcgcattaagcaaagaaaacaactataactttggtagaATTATGAACATGGAATAATACAAGAATTTATGCAagtaaatggctttgaaccgtagaaatctctctggatcggagcagatttctaccttaatcaaattagtattttatatccgataagccgcgatcacgatcatatca
The window above is part of the Euphorbia lathyris chromosome 3, ddEupLath1.1, whole genome shotgun sequence genome. Proteins encoded here:
- the LOC136221902 gene encoding uncharacterized protein isoform X2 produces the protein MPMAADHRRKRLNGASFAGCSSWEQYKTKKKKLESPKCEFNARSHISLEWDGSLKKVVAKREQIGLRRKDLRAFNNLAPQCHGILADVLVIPQEIFEVENLMEVLSHEVWQTHLSENERKYLSQFLPRGSDGEDTVQALLSGDNFHFGNPFLKWGTSLCSGNLHPDSLIHQEQWTKSEQKSYFSEIDKYHNDMVKYLQKLKEICENSQDPANEVLKKISRSRRDVEQQISSHANEFGLHNLEENAATTSESCSFIAEDKACSSDNQNSSLMKGGKIQRRVHEKCSTKDTSRKQLLASDDGKPTKGELQKRNIHLNDGDNKYMSYLKISKKQHQLVKSMKHSGKSIQSKSLNRVLGNLDMLHVQPYGEFVKEEQKKLQAHWLQLANVDLPAAYENWRARQSQRKEITKSLEQDLKSKLETLMEDDETVSREQHEGVRKLEFGVKDEEKVNYMSILQYQNDQGKRKDGSDEDEEISGDEDVLEDQIDLGEREFDSNFEVLLYLIMFPFSLDEEKECHDTVLLRDQNDGPGNKESYVEDGEDSGSGSPQYLSPEQIASPSACHEINPSDADSEKNHVASKSDEVSPNNSGYSGNGNTADPSVGQGGPIPIGGDVWPTVGMPHSFYGSTTNNEYASIGELSLPHSVNNAQRSQVIDLESDVHEVESAKILLQRQANDGSFSYPNHDRSGLLQSLFKGQDMVSYQHEQKQMGLDFQSHNMLIQDGHFSGQLQRQLHPSLPLEQGQKRHGENYMQQSLSENIYSEGGQYLVPRQGHVPPINGHVPPVNLPDWPVVNPVRMPARLPAHLNNDVLITQNWYSSEHQVRGGWNSTESASVPGQSISSNTDQGLYSVFSQCSQLRSNNHFDMVPPEQFMLPARSYEMASGVTSRIGNSLPQAAHPLDYLSGRDTTGSLMPDDMGWMHLPQNSGLHDSVGKSYLRSWNQ